A genomic stretch from Arachis stenosperma cultivar V10309 chromosome 3, arast.V10309.gnm1.PFL2, whole genome shotgun sequence includes:
- the LOC130965394 gene encoding pheophorbide a oxygenase, chloroplastic, whose translation MALRHSSSTFSTTLTLSSPRTKPPKPFPLFSFTKFPLLTAPNSISITRRTRTTLSLTVPRVAAPPTKVETEESNEIDEGADEESSSTKFTWKDHWYPVSLVEDLNPRYPTPFQLLGREIVVWFDNSKSQWVAFDDKCPHRLAPLSEGRIDEGGNLQCSYHGWSFDGCGSCVRIPQASSEGPEARALKSPKACVTRFPTMVSQGLLFVWPDENGWEEANASNLPMLPDDFEKPEFATVNIQRDLFYGYDTLMENVSDPSHIDFAHHKVTGRRDRAKPLPFKMDSSGPWGFAGANEGNPRISSKFVAPCYYMNKIEIDTKLPVVGDQKWVIWICSFNVPMAPGKTRSIVCSARNFFQFTVPGPNWWQVVPRWYEHWTSNKVYDGDMIVLQGQEKIFLSETKDGGDINKQYTNITFTPTQADRFVLAFRNWLRRHGNGQPEWFGTSSQQPLPSTILSKREMLDRFEQHTLKCSACKGAYEGFKTWQKVLIGATVLFCASSGIPSETHLRVILAALAVLSAGLTYAITELQKNFVFVDYIHADID comes from the exons ATGGCACTGCGACACTCTTCTTCAACCTTTTCAACCACGCTAACACTCTCTTCACCGAGAACCAAACCCCCAAAACCTTTTCCGCTTTTCTCCTTCACAAAGTTCCCATTATTAACCGCACCAAACTCCATTTCCATCACACGGAGAACCAGAACAACCCTCTCTCTAACAGTTCCACGTGTTGCTGCGCCACCAACAAAGGTTGAAACCGAAGAAAGCAACGAAATTGATGAAGGTGCCGATGAAGAGAGCTCGTCCACGAAGTTCACATGGAAGGATCACTGGTACCCAGTTTCGCTGGTGGAGGATCTGAACCCTCGGTACCCAACACCGTTTCAGCTTCTGGGTCGTGAGATCGTGGTTTGGTTCGATAATTCTAAGTCCCAGTGGGTTGCTTTTGACGATAAGTGCCCCCATCGTCTCGCTCCTTTATCT GAAGGAAGGATTGATGAAGGAGGAAACTTGCAATGTTCCTATCATGGTTGGTCTTTTGATGGATGTGGATCATGTGTTAGGATCCCTCAGGCTTCCTCCGAAGGACCGGAAGCGCGAGCTTTGAAATCTCCTAAAGCGTGTGTCACAAGGTTCCCTACAATGGTGTCTCAGGGTTTGCTCTTTGTTTGGCCTGATGAGAATGGTTGGGAGGAAGCTAATGCTTCCAATCTTCCAAT GTTGCCGGATGACTTTGAGAAGCCGGAGTTTGCCACAGTGAACATTCAGCGTGATCTGTTCTATGGCTATGATACTCTAATGGAGAATGTCTCCGATCCTTCTCACATTGATTTTGCTCACCACAAG GTTACAGGCCGGAGAGACAGAGCCAAGCCTCTGCCATTCAAGATGGATTCTAGCGGCCCATGGGGCTTTGCCGGAGCTAATGAAGGGAACCCAAGAATCAGTTCCAAGTTTGTTGCACCATGTTATTATATGAACAA AATTGAGATTGATACCAAACTTCCAGTAGTTGGGGACCAGAAATGGGTAATATGGATATGTTCCTTCAATGTCCCAATGGCACCCGGTAAGACTCGCTCCATTGTTTGCAGCGCTCGAAACTTCTTCCAGTTCACAGTGCCAGGGCCTAACTGGTGGCAG GTGGTTCCTAGATGGTACGAACACTGGACATCAAACAAGGTATATGATGGAGATATGATTGTCCTTCAAGGCCAGGAGAAAATCTTCCTTTCAGAAACCAAAGACGGTGGTGACATCAACAAACAGTACACAAACATCACCTTCACACCAACCCAGGCAGATCGCTTTGTCCTAGCATTCCGAAACTGGCTGCGGCGACACGGAAACGGCCAACCAGAATGGTTCGGGACAAGCAGCCAACAGCCATTACCATCAACCATCCTATCGAAACGTGAG ATGTTGGATAGATTTGAACAGCACACACTGAAATGCTCTGCATGTAAAGGAGCTTATGAGGGATTCAAAACATGGCAGAAGGTCCTAATTGGTGCAACGGTTTTGTTCTGCGCATCAAGTGGAATCCCATCAGAGACTCATTTGAGAGTAATCTTGGCTGCGCTTGCAGTTCTCAGTGCAGGATTAACCTATGCCATAACCGAACTCCAAAAGAACTTTGTATTCGTAGATTATATTCATGCCGATATAGATTAA
- the LOC130965395 gene encoding probable histone H2B.3, which produces MAKADKKPAEKKPATGDKAPAEKKPRAEKKIPKEGGSTDKKRKKAKKSVETYKIYIFKVLKQVHPDIGISSKAMGIMNSFINDIFEKLAQESSRLARYNKKPTITSREIQTAVRLVLPGELAKHAVSEGTKAVTKFTSS; this is translated from the coding sequence ATGGCGAAGGCAGATAAGAAGCCAGCAGAGAAGAAACCGGCAACCGGAGACAAAGCTCCGGCGGAGAAGAAGCCCCGCGCAGAGAAGAAGATCCCGAAGGAAGGTGGATCTACGGataagaagagaaagaaggcgAAGAAGAGCGTGGAAACTTACAAGATCTACATATTCAAGGTTTTGAAGCAGGTTCATCCTGACATCGGAATCTCCAGCAAGGCGATGGGAATAATGAACAGTTTCATCAACGACATCTTCGAGAAGCTTGCTCAAGAATCTTCTAGACTCGCTAGGTATAACAAGAAACCTACCATTACCTCCAGGGAGATTCAGACTGCTGTTAGACTCGTGCTTCCTGGTGAGCTCGCAAAGCATGCTGTTTCTGAAGGAACCAAAGCTGTTACCAAATTCACTAGCTCTTAG
- the LOC130966367 gene encoding protein SENSITIVE TO PROTON RHIZOTOXICITY 2-like: MAAASSDEGGGGFPPMTQYSSSSSSSSTMYHYLSVLNDKINELQSLVGVIASPNRHHSSIPCSPYSMAISTMTSTIQDIILASSSFRLTFQQHINSYNNPSSSGTIIAPSCNNQQLELHPHHHHQSYDYNNSNIIRGGTSSVANHEPAQEEDEEEEETLHWFSEPYNNNNSTVIYCDDDNNNTKDEDGGEEETDIIELDAADLLASYTHFCQICGKGFKREANLRMHMRAHGDEFKTSEALKNNKNNKKMMITKKKKYSCPEDGCRWNKNHAKFQALKSMVCVKNHYKRSHCPKMYVCKRCNNKNFSLLSDLRTHEKHCGDPNKWLCSCGTTFSRKDKLFGHLALFLGHSPLHAATQRS; this comes from the coding sequence ATGGCGGCTGCATCATCTGATGAAGGTGGTGGTGGATTCCCACCTATGACGCaatactcatcatcatcatcatcatcatccacCATGTACCATTATCTCTCAGTTCTCAATGATAAAATCAACGAGTTGCAGTCACTTGTGGGGGTTATAGCCTCCCCCAATCGGCACCACTCATCAATTCCTTGTTCTCCCTATTCCATGGCCATATCCACCATGACCTCCACCATCCAAGATATCATActtgcttcctcttcattcagACTCACCTTCCAACAACACATCAATAGTTATAACAATCCATCATCATCAGGTACCATTATTGCTCCTTCTTGCAATAACCAACAATTAGAATTGCACCCTCATCACCACCACCAATCTTATGattataataatagtaatatcATTAGAGGAGGTACTAGTAGTGTTGCTAATCATGAACCTgcacaagaagaagacgaagaagaagaagaaacactcCATTGGTTTTCTGAACCCTACAACAATAACAATAGTACTGTTATTTATTGTGATGATGATAACAATAATACTAAGGATGAAGATGGTGGAGAAGAAGAAACAGATATAATTGAGTTGGATGCTGCTGATTTGTTAGCAAGCTACACACATTTCTGCCAAATATGTGGGAAAGGATTTAAGCGCGAAGCGAATCTGAGGATGCATATGAGGGCTCATGGGGATGAATTCAAAACCAGTGAAGCCTTAAAGAACAACAAGAATAACAAGAAGATGATGataacgaagaagaagaagtattCGTGCCCTGAAGATGGGTGCAGGTGGAACAAGAATCATGCCAAGTTTCAGGCACTGAAATCAATGGTGTGTGTGAAGAATCACTACAAGAGAAGCCATTGCCCAAAGATGTATGTTTGCAAGAGGTGCAACAACAAGAACTTCTCTCTGCTATCTGATTTGAGGACCCATGAGAAGCACTGTGGTGATCCCAATAAATGGTTGTGTTCTTGTGGAACCACTTTCTCAAGAAAAGACAAGCTCTTCGGACATCTTGCTTTGTTCCTTGGCCACTCCCCACTTCATGCTGCTACTCAACGATCATAA